The following are encoded together in the Streptomyces tsukubensis genome:
- a CDS encoding maleylpyruvate isomerase family mycothiol-dependent enzyme, whose amino-acid sequence MSLHPSLQSYAEAWTQSVEAISELVSPLVEGEWNRATPCPNWSVRDIVSHVIGLDCEILGDPRPIHTLPRDLYHVKTESQRYMEMQVDVRRHHTAPEMTSELEYTIIRRTRQLRNETREPSAMIRGPFGTEQTLEHAMLQRAFDVWVHEQDLRTALGRPGDLDSPGAHVTRDVLLSALPKVVAKKAGAPASTAVVFDVSGPVEFLRTVRVDADGRGSVDGSPSLGPIVTISTDWETYVRLACGRVQAEQVRDKVKTEGDLELAEAILREFAVTP is encoded by the coding sequence GTGAGTCTCCATCCCAGTCTCCAGTCCTACGCCGAAGCCTGGACGCAATCCGTGGAGGCGATATCCGAGTTGGTGTCGCCACTCGTCGAGGGTGAGTGGAACCGGGCGACCCCCTGCCCGAACTGGTCGGTGCGGGACATCGTCTCCCATGTCATCGGCCTGGACTGCGAGATCCTGGGCGACCCCCGGCCGATCCACACGCTGCCGCGCGACCTCTACCACGTGAAGACCGAGAGCCAGCGGTACATGGAGATGCAGGTCGACGTGCGCCGTCACCACACGGCGCCGGAGATGACGTCGGAGCTTGAGTACACGATCATCCGCCGCACGCGTCAGCTGCGTAACGAGACGCGGGAGCCCTCCGCGATGATCCGCGGTCCGTTCGGGACGGAACAGACGCTGGAACACGCCATGCTCCAGCGGGCTTTCGACGTGTGGGTGCACGAGCAGGACCTGCGGACCGCGCTCGGCAGACCCGGAGACCTCGACTCCCCCGGCGCCCATGTGACACGGGACGTACTGCTCAGCGCCCTGCCGAAGGTCGTCGCCAAGAAGGCGGGCGCCCCGGCGAGCACCGCCGTCGTCTTCGACGTCAGCGGCCCCGTCGAGTTCCTGCGCACCGTACGGGTCGACGCCGACGGCCGGGGCTCGGTGGACGGCTCGCCCTCACTCGGGCCGATCGTCACGATCAGCACGGACTGGGAGACGTACGTACGGCTGGCCTGCGGGCGGGTGCAGGCGGAGCAGGTGCGGGACAAGGTGAAGACGGAGGGCGACCTCGAACTCGCCGAGGCGATCCTCCGCGAGTTCGCGGTCACCCCCTGA
- a CDS encoding MFS transporter produces the protein MSASAPALTLPGDPPGGKRAFAVWGVGVAVYFVAIIFRTSLGVAGLDAADRFHINASSLSTFSILQLLVYAGMQIPVGLMVDRLGTKKVLAIGAVLFTLGQLGFAFSPTYGSALASRAMLGCGDAMTFISVLRLGTRWFPARRGPLVAQLAGLVGMAGNLVSTLVIARMLHGVGWTGAFAGSALAGVVVLVLMLVFLKDHPEGHEPPPPASTHRGAAHIRRQIRETWREPGTRLGLWVHFTTQFPSTVFLLLWGLPFLVEAQGLSRGTAGELLTLVVLSNMAVGLVYGQIVARHHNARIPMVLTTVGVTAALWVAVLTWPGGHDPMWLLVLLCVVLGACGPASMIGFDFARPANPPERQGTASGIVNMGGFIASMTTLLAVGLLLDATGDNFRIAFVSIFVLQAVGVSQVLRLRGRTVRRERERPVASRVEAVHVPAEA, from the coding sequence ATGAGCGCCTCCGCCCCTGCCCTCACGCTGCCCGGCGACCCGCCCGGCGGCAAGCGGGCTTTCGCCGTCTGGGGTGTCGGCGTCGCCGTCTACTTCGTCGCGATCATCTTCAGGACCTCACTCGGCGTCGCCGGGCTCGACGCGGCCGACCGCTTCCACATCAACGCCTCGTCGCTGTCGACGTTCTCCATACTCCAGCTGCTGGTCTACGCGGGCATGCAGATACCCGTCGGCCTGATGGTCGACCGGCTCGGCACCAAGAAGGTGCTGGCCATCGGCGCCGTACTGTTCACCCTCGGCCAGCTCGGCTTCGCCTTCTCCCCCACCTACGGCTCCGCCCTCGCCTCCCGCGCCATGCTCGGCTGCGGTGACGCGATGACGTTCATCAGCGTGCTGCGGCTCGGCACCCGCTGGTTCCCCGCCCGCCGCGGCCCGCTCGTCGCGCAGCTCGCCGGGCTCGTCGGGATGGCGGGCAACCTCGTCTCCACCCTGGTCATCGCGCGGATGCTGCACGGCGTCGGCTGGACGGGCGCCTTCGCCGGCAGCGCCCTCGCCGGTGTCGTTGTCCTCGTACTGATGCTGGTCTTCCTCAAGGACCACCCGGAGGGCCACGAACCTCCGCCACCCGCCTCCACACACCGGGGCGCGGCCCACATCCGCAGGCAGATCCGCGAGACGTGGCGTGAGCCCGGCACCCGGCTCGGCCTCTGGGTGCACTTCACGACCCAGTTCCCCTCGACCGTCTTCCTGCTGCTGTGGGGCCTGCCGTTCCTGGTCGAGGCGCAGGGGCTCAGCCGCGGGACCGCCGGCGAACTGCTCACCCTCGTCGTCCTGTCGAACATGGCGGTCGGCCTCGTCTACGGTCAGATCGTCGCCCGCCACCACAACGCGAGGATCCCCATGGTCCTCACCACCGTCGGCGTCACCGCCGCACTGTGGGTGGCCGTGCTGACCTGGCCCGGCGGGCACGACCCGATGTGGCTGCTGGTCCTGCTCTGCGTGGTGCTCGGCGCCTGCGGCCCCGCGTCGATGATCGGCTTCGACTTCGCGAGGCCCGCCAACCCGCCCGAACGGCAGGGCACCGCCTCCGGCATCGTCAACATGGGAGGCTTCATCGCCTCCATGACCACCTTGCTGGCTGTGGGCCTCCTGCTGGACGCGACGGGCGACAACTTCCGGATCGCGTTCGTCAGCATCTTCGTACTTCAGGCGGTGGGCGTCTCACAGGTACTGCGCCTTCGCGGGCGCACGGTACGGCGCGAACGCGAACGGCCGGTCGCCAGCCGGGTGGAGGCCGTACACGTGCCCGCGGAGGCCTGA
- a CDS encoding GntR family transcriptional regulator — protein MPASPTPSVSPHAPGAVKQPPAADRVYDHVKRGVLERRYEGGTLLTEGELAEAVGVSRTPVREALLKLEVEGLLRLYPKKGALVLPVSAQEIADVVETRLLVEQHAARKALPASPRLLGRLEELLALHQEQAEAGNYHEAARSDRSFHAEIVRSGGNEILSRLYDQLRDRQLRMGVALMNSHPDRTAKSIAEHGEILRALRVGDGDEAVAAVYRHVSWFQTLARGEVR, from the coding sequence ATGCCAGCCTCACCCACGCCCTCGGTGTCCCCGCACGCCCCCGGTGCCGTGAAACAGCCGCCCGCCGCCGACCGTGTCTACGACCACGTCAAACGAGGTGTACTCGAACGTCGTTATGAGGGCGGGACGCTGCTCACCGAGGGGGAGCTGGCCGAGGCTGTCGGGGTCTCGCGGACGCCTGTGCGTGAGGCGTTGCTCAAGTTGGAGGTCGAGGGGCTGCTGCGGCTCTATCCGAAGAAGGGCGCCCTCGTCCTGCCCGTATCGGCGCAGGAGATCGCCGACGTCGTCGAGACCCGGCTGCTCGTCGAACAGCACGCCGCCCGCAAGGCCCTTCCCGCCTCCCCCCGGCTCCTCGGCCGGCTGGAGGAACTGCTCGCGCTCCACCAGGAGCAGGCCGAGGCCGGCAACTACCACGAGGCCGCGAGGAGTGACCGGTCCTTCCACGCCGAGATCGTCCGCAGCGGGGGGAACGAGATCCTCTCCCGCCTCTACGACCAGCTCCGTGACCGACAGCTCCGGATGGGCGTCGCCCTCATGAACTCGCACCCCGACCGCACCGCCAAGAGCATCGCCGAGCACGGCGAGATCCTGCGGGCGCTGCGCGTGGGTGACGGTGACGAAGCGGTCGCCGCCGTCTACCGGCATGTCAGCTGGTTCCAAACGCTGGCCAGGGGCGAGGTCCGATGA
- a CDS encoding MFS transporter produces the protein MAKGAATPGGRVRLGRRFEWLWAAYAVSTFGTWIAFDAFPLIAVLVLHAGPMQVSALAAAGLAVGALVAVPLGPWVEFRRKRPVMIAMDLVRFAALISVVLAYVLGLLGFVQLLIASIAVSAADLTFRAASGAAMKALVAPEHLLVANARFESTMWTASVAGPPLGGAAIGVFGPMVTLAADGVSYLLSAVGIRAIGGKEQKPAHVSAPGLRVADLSEGWRYILHHRTLRPLFLNTLLNNSLIMAIAPVLAVLMLGRLGFAPWQYALAFATPCVGGLVGSRLSPGLVARFGRRKVMFVSGTLRACWLPGLVFIRPGAGGLVLVIVVELGLITCSAVFNPVSSTYRLERTPDDRIARTLSAWSVTSKLCTAGMTALWGVLASATGPRPAIAIAGLLSLATPFLLPRGGEEGDRVADEGKAGRDSNLPDSSARTPLP, from the coding sequence ATGGCGAAGGGCGCTGCGACGCCGGGTGGCCGGGTGCGGCTGGGGCGGCGGTTCGAGTGGCTCTGGGCCGCCTACGCGGTCAGCACGTTCGGTACGTGGATCGCCTTCGACGCCTTTCCGCTCATCGCGGTACTCGTCCTGCATGCCGGGCCGATGCAGGTGTCCGCGCTGGCGGCGGCCGGACTCGCCGTGGGGGCTCTCGTGGCGGTGCCGCTCGGGCCGTGGGTGGAGTTCCGGCGTAAGCGGCCGGTGATGATCGCGATGGACCTCGTACGGTTCGCCGCGCTGATCAGCGTGGTCCTCGCGTACGTGCTCGGGCTGCTCGGCTTCGTACAGCTACTGATCGCATCCATCGCCGTGAGCGCGGCCGACCTCACCTTCAGGGCGGCGAGCGGGGCGGCGATGAAGGCGCTCGTGGCGCCGGAACACCTGCTCGTCGCCAACGCCCGCTTCGAGTCCACGATGTGGACCGCCTCTGTGGCGGGGCCGCCGCTCGGCGGAGCCGCCATCGGGGTCTTCGGCCCGATGGTGACCCTGGCCGCGGACGGGGTCAGCTACCTGCTGTCGGCGGTCGGTATCCGCGCCATCGGTGGGAAGGAGCAGAAGCCCGCGCATGTCAGCGCGCCGGGGCTGCGGGTCGCTGACCTCTCCGAGGGGTGGCGGTACATCCTGCACCACAGGACGCTGCGCCCGCTGTTCCTCAACACCCTCCTGAACAACAGCCTGATCATGGCCATCGCGCCGGTTCTCGCCGTCCTCATGCTCGGCCGGCTCGGCTTCGCCCCTTGGCAGTACGCCCTCGCCTTCGCCACACCGTGCGTCGGAGGGCTCGTCGGCTCGCGGCTCTCGCCGGGGCTGGTCGCGCGGTTCGGCCGGAGGAAGGTCATGTTCGTCTCGGGGACGCTCCGTGCCTGCTGGCTTCCCGGACTGGTCTTCATCCGTCCCGGCGCCGGGGGGCTCGTACTCGTCATCGTGGTCGAGCTGGGACTGATCACGTGCTCGGCCGTCTTCAACCCGGTCTCCTCCACATACCGGCTGGAGCGGACACCGGACGACCGGATCGCCAGAACACTCTCCGCGTGGTCGGTCACCAGCAAACTCTGCACCGCTGGAATGACCGCCCTGTGGGGAGTACTGGCCAGCGCCACAGGACCGCGCCCCGCCATCGCCATCGCGGGCCTCCTCTCCCTGGCGACACCGTTCCTGCTGCCCCGAGGTGGGGAAGAGGGCGATCGGGTTGCCGATGAGGGCAAGGCAGGGAGAGACAGCAACCTTCCAGACAGCTCGGCGCGAACGCCGCTCCCCTGA
- a CDS encoding DUF397 domain-containing protein, translated as MTGFEFHKSSYSGGNQGQECVEIARNLPHTVAIRDSKVLGGPLLRVAPHAWGPFLRLLDGPSSR; from the coding sequence GTGACTGGCTTCGAGTTTCACAAGTCCAGCTACTCAGGAGGCAACCAAGGACAGGAGTGCGTAGAGATAGCCCGCAACCTCCCCCACACCGTCGCGATCCGTGACTCCAAGGTGCTAGGTGGGCCGCTGCTGCGAGTCGCCCCGCATGCCTGGGGGCCGTTCTTGCGGCTGCTGGACGGGCCCTCGTCCCGCTAG
- a CDS encoding helix-turn-helix domain-containing protein, translating to MAGDRADRGKTISTVLGRRLGGELLALRESRGLRQASSAEALTASVAKVAKMERGLVPMRDPDVRALCHLYEVQDPVVVNRLLALARADRDRRKAKGWWNQYPQMQAMVEYVALEDIATNIRTWQLAVIPGLLQTPDYARALAVGAGSWDDPDEIEPFVEARLARQERLRGERPLQLWAVLWEGALRQLVGGRSVMREQLGHLSNMARQPNVKLQILPCLAGAHPGMTSAFSIVSFDEQGALDVVFAESTSSTVWLESETDAVHHAQVFDRIARQALAQTNTVSLIDAIRKEF from the coding sequence ATGGCCGGAGACCGTGCTGACCGTGGAAAGACCATCTCGACGGTGCTGGGTCGTCGGCTTGGTGGCGAACTGCTGGCGTTGCGCGAGAGTAGGGGGCTACGTCAGGCCTCGTCTGCCGAAGCGTTGACCGCATCTGTGGCGAAGGTGGCCAAGATGGAACGTGGCCTCGTGCCGATGCGTGACCCTGATGTCAGGGCGCTGTGTCACCTGTACGAAGTTCAGGACCCGGTCGTGGTTAACAGGCTGCTTGCTCTGGCCAGAGCCGACCGCGACCGACGTAAGGCCAAGGGCTGGTGGAACCAGTACCCCCAGATGCAGGCCATGGTGGAGTACGTGGCTCTGGAGGATATCGCCACCAATATTCGTACCTGGCAATTGGCCGTCATACCCGGCCTCTTGCAGACACCTGACTACGCGAGGGCCTTGGCCGTTGGCGCTGGTTCATGGGACGACCCGGACGAGATCGAGCCGTTCGTTGAGGCGAGACTCGCGCGGCAGGAGCGTCTGAGGGGAGAGCGCCCTTTGCAGCTATGGGCCGTGCTGTGGGAAGGAGCGTTGCGACAGCTTGTCGGCGGGAGATCGGTGATGCGTGAGCAACTGGGGCATCTCAGCAACATGGCTCGACAGCCCAATGTGAAGCTTCAGATTCTGCCGTGCCTTGCGGGGGCACACCCAGGCATGACCAGCGCTTTCAGTATCGTCTCGTTCGACGAGCAGGGCGCGCTCGACGTGGTTTTCGCCGAAAGCACCTCGTCAACCGTGTGGTTGGAGAGTGAGACTGACGCGGTTCATCACGCTCAGGTATTCGATCGGATCGCTCGTCAGGCGCTGGCCCAGACGAACACGGTCAGCTTGATCGATGCCATCCGCAAGGAGTTCTAG
- a CDS encoding ATP-binding protein: MSATLPNSRDPQGDRSDTVSYTPYLPNVSRARQRVAWLAKEWGVPHLMDDAALLASELCSNALLHGCVRDRLFRVDVALRNGAFRVSVTDAKGERMPVLRQPGEERDDIGQFGRGLLLVSAIAQRWDSEPLIVGKTVWAELDA; encoded by the coding sequence ATGTCCGCTACTCTCCCCAACTCGCGCGACCCGCAAGGTGACCGTTCCGACACCGTCAGCTACACCCCCTACCTCCCCAACGTCTCCCGCGCCCGCCAGCGCGTCGCTTGGCTCGCCAAGGAGTGGGGCGTGCCGCATCTCATGGACGATGCCGCCCTGTTGGCGAGTGAGCTGTGCAGCAACGCGCTGCTCCACGGCTGCGTACGGGACCGGCTCTTCCGGGTCGATGTCGCGCTGCGGAACGGCGCCTTCCGGGTGAGCGTCACCGATGCCAAGGGTGAGCGGATGCCCGTACTCCGACAGCCCGGCGAAGAGCGGGACGACATCGGGCAGTTCGGGCGCGGGCTCCTGCTCGTATCCGCCATCGCGCAACGGTGGGACAGCGAGCCGCTGATCGTCGGTAAGACCGTCTGGGCCGAACTCGACGCCTAG
- a CDS encoding TetR/AcrR family transcriptional regulator has protein sequence MKGSTGDKSGAGDKGGASNNRRAEYAALTRQAIIDAARKLFSSNGFFATRVEDIAAEARVAPATVYAVGGGKHGLLHTLIQQWTTAPVIASTYAHVAVLTDAEAILRATASGTREVRAEWGDVMRVVLATAPHDARAAQALAEATDVYRKGFVRTARRLADIDGLRQGTDLDLAVDVLWFYFGYASYFTCVDENGWSLERAEQWLLDQARAALL, from the coding sequence ATGAAGGGCAGCACCGGCGACAAGAGCGGGGCCGGCGACAAGGGCGGCGCCAGCAACAACAGAAGAGCTGAGTACGCCGCACTCACCCGCCAGGCGATCATCGACGCGGCGAGGAAGCTCTTCAGCTCCAACGGGTTCTTCGCCACCAGGGTCGAGGACATCGCCGCCGAGGCCCGAGTGGCCCCGGCGACGGTCTACGCGGTCGGCGGCGGCAAACACGGCCTCTTGCACACGCTGATCCAGCAGTGGACAACCGCCCCGGTCATCGCGTCCACCTACGCACACGTGGCGGTGCTCACCGACGCGGAGGCGATCCTGCGCGCGACGGCTTCCGGTACGCGCGAGGTGCGCGCCGAGTGGGGTGACGTCATGCGAGTGGTGCTGGCCACCGCGCCGCACGACGCGCGGGCCGCGCAGGCCCTCGCCGAGGCGACCGACGTCTACCGCAAGGGCTTCGTCCGTACCGCCCGGCGGCTCGCCGATATCGACGGGCTGCGCCAGGGAACAGATCTTGATCTGGCGGTCGACGTGCTGTGGTTCTACTTCGGCTATGCGTCGTACTTCACCTGTGTGGACGAGAACGGATGGTCACTGGAACGGGCGGAGCAATGGCTGCTCGACCAGGCCCGTGCGGCGTTGCTGTAG
- a CDS encoding FAD-binding oxidoreductase — protein sequence MDDDELMLWNGAVTHRAAAVARCRSADEVSAAVRRARADGLPLSVLGGGHDWTGRAIRPDAMVIDLRGMRTVTVDGDVAVVGGGATAADLVAGAAEHGRSAATGTVGAVGMAGLTLGGGYGPLCGVAGLALDNLLSAEVVLADGSIVTTDEDTLPDLFWALRGGGGNFGVVTSTRIRLHRIPRVYAGFVFFPLTAATDVLDGFAELSGAAPDELTAQTGVISGQDGTPTLFVNPTWSGPLADGAYWVNRIAKLGTPAMVHAGPVDYAEPLRRGDQKFAADGRHYAIRTRTLAALTPDANQAIVAAGADRTSPLSAVSIHHFHGAATRVPLEATAFGLRQDHFMVEILASWRPGAGDEGAHRRWADETADMLRPFALPGGYPNLLADSHHDQIAHAYGPHTGRLLKAKARFDPDGIFSAIPLPVPVPVPVPSRATYPAKTGEA from the coding sequence ATGGACGACGACGAACTGATGCTCTGGAACGGGGCGGTGACCCACCGGGCGGCGGCGGTCGCACGGTGCCGCAGCGCGGATGAGGTGAGCGCGGCCGTTCGGCGAGCACGCGCCGACGGGCTTCCCCTGTCCGTGCTCGGCGGGGGTCACGACTGGACGGGACGCGCGATCCGTCCCGACGCAATGGTCATCGACCTCCGCGGCATGCGGACCGTCACGGTGGACGGCGACGTCGCGGTCGTGGGCGGAGGCGCGACGGCGGCCGACCTGGTCGCCGGGGCGGCCGAACACGGCCGGTCCGCGGCGACCGGCACCGTCGGCGCGGTCGGGATGGCAGGACTCACCCTCGGCGGAGGGTACGGGCCCCTGTGCGGAGTCGCGGGGCTGGCCCTCGACAACCTCCTGAGCGCCGAAGTCGTCCTGGCCGACGGCAGCATCGTCACCACCGACGAGGACACGCTGCCCGACCTCTTCTGGGCCTTGCGAGGCGGCGGCGGGAACTTCGGCGTGGTGACATCGACGCGCATACGACTGCACCGCATACCGCGCGTGTACGCCGGGTTCGTGTTCTTCCCCCTGACCGCCGCGACCGACGTACTGGACGGCTTCGCCGAGCTGTCCGGTGCGGCGCCCGACGAACTCACCGCACAGACCGGTGTCATCAGCGGCCAGGACGGCACACCCACGCTGTTCGTCAACCCGACCTGGAGCGGCCCCCTCGCGGACGGCGCGTACTGGGTGAATCGGATCGCGAAGCTCGGCACGCCGGCCATGGTCCACGCCGGCCCGGTCGACTACGCCGAGCCGCTGCGCCGCGGCGACCAGAAGTTCGCCGCCGACGGACGGCACTACGCCATCAGGACCCGCACGCTCGCGGCGCTCACGCCGGACGCGAACCAGGCCATCGTGGCCGCGGGCGCCGACCGTACCTCTCCACTCAGCGCGGTGAGCATCCACCACTTCCACGGAGCGGCGACGCGCGTACCTTTGGAGGCCACGGCGTTCGGGCTGCGCCAGGATCACTTCATGGTCGAGATCCTCGCGTCCTGGCGCCCGGGGGCCGGTGACGAAGGAGCACACCGGCGGTGGGCCGACGAGACAGCCGACATGCTCAGGCCGTTCGCGCTGCCCGGCGGCTACCCGAACCTCCTCGCCGACAGCCACCACGACCAGATCGCCCACGCCTACGGCCCCCACACCGGTCGACTGCTCAAGGCCAAGGCGCGG